One window of Nocardia nova SH22a genomic DNA carries:
- a CDS encoding MmcQ/YjbR family DNA-binding protein, whose translation MARRARIEDVERLALAMPHVTVERGPRGNPIYQVGRKSFVFFRTPRPDAADPETGERYPDVIIFWVPSPSDKLALVQDPDSPFFTTAHFDGHPSVLLRGAHIGELDVDELSEVVQDAWLSRASPTRARRWLAEHRL comes from the coding sequence ATGGCGCGCCGGGCTCGGATCGAGGATGTGGAGCGGCTGGCCCTGGCCATGCCGCACGTGACCGTGGAGCGCGGACCGCGCGGCAACCCGATCTATCAGGTCGGCCGCAAATCGTTCGTGTTCTTCCGGACCCCGCGCCCGGACGCGGCCGATCCCGAGACCGGCGAGCGCTATCCCGACGTGATCATCTTCTGGGTGCCCTCGCCCTCGGACAAACTGGCGCTGGTGCAGGACCCGGATTCGCCGTTCTTCACCACCGCTCATTTCGACGGGCATCCGTCGGTGTTGTTACGCGGCGCGCACATCGGTGAACTCGATGTCGACGAACTGAGCGAGGTGGTCCAGGACGCATGGCTGAGCCGGGCCTCACCGACGCGTGCCCGGCGCTGGCTGGCCGAGCATCGACTCTGA
- a CDS encoding LLM class F420-dependent oxidoreductase: MLSEQTGPDALARMTDELQQIADEGFESAWLSHIFGLDALTALAVAGSKVPNIELGTAVVPTYPRHPGALAQQAVTTALAVGAGRLTLGIGLSHQIVIENMFGYDFARPARHMKEYLSILRPLLDGEPVSYNGETLTANLGLTAGEAGRIPVLVAAMGTQMLKLAARRTDGTVLWMTGPATVAEHIAPTINAAAAEAGRPAPRVVCALPVLVTDDVDRGRERAATVFAAYGSLPSYRAMMDREGAEGPADLAIIGTEEQVAARVREVFAAGATEFVGAPFVGGQAGERTRKLLTQLAD, translated from the coding sequence ATGCTCAGTGAACAGACCGGACCGGATGCGCTGGCGCGCATGACCGATGAACTGCAGCAGATCGCGGACGAGGGCTTCGAATCGGCCTGGCTCTCGCACATCTTCGGTCTCGACGCGCTCACCGCGCTCGCCGTCGCCGGAAGCAAGGTTCCGAACATCGAACTCGGCACCGCGGTGGTGCCGACCTATCCGCGTCATCCCGGCGCACTGGCACAACAGGCCGTCACCACCGCGCTGGCGGTCGGCGCCGGGCGGCTGACGCTGGGTATCGGGCTGTCGCACCAGATCGTCATCGAGAACATGTTCGGCTACGACTTCGCCCGTCCGGCACGGCATATGAAGGAGTACCTGTCGATTCTGCGTCCGCTGCTGGACGGCGAGCCGGTGTCCTACAACGGGGAGACGCTGACCGCGAATCTCGGCCTGACCGCCGGGGAGGCCGGGCGGATTCCGGTGCTGGTGGCCGCGATGGGCACCCAGATGCTGAAACTGGCCGCCCGCCGCACCGACGGCACGGTGCTGTGGATGACCGGACCGGCGACCGTCGCCGAGCACATCGCGCCGACGATCAATGCCGCTGCCGCGGAGGCGGGCCGTCCCGCACCCCGCGTGGTCTGCGCGCTGCCGGTGCTGGTCACCGATGACGTGGACCGCGGCCGGGAGCGGGCCGCCACCGTCTTCGCGGCCTACGGCTCGCTGCCGTCGTATCGGGCCATGATGGATCGCGAGGGCGCCGAGGGACCGGCGGACCTGGCGATCATCGGCACCGAGGAGCAGGTCGCCGCCCGCGTCCGGGAGGTGTTCGCGGCCGGCGCCACCGAATTCGTGGGCGCGCCGTTCGTCGGCGGGCAGGCCGGTGAGCGCACCCGCAAACTGCTCACCCAGCTGGCGGACTGA
- a CDS encoding ATP-binding protein, protein MARRVTGNLPAEVTSFVGRRDELATARRLLPTTRVLTLLGPGGVGKTRLSRQVGAAMARAFPDGVWLVELADVHDPDLVTLAVAEALNLRDDTTAPLRRLTEFLAGKRLLLILDNCEHLIAACAELVAHLVAATTEVRVLATSREVLGVPGEQVMPIPPLSIADENSDALRLLVERATAANPDFASTRADRDTLAAICRRLDGIPLALELAALRLRVFTPEQILDRLDDTMELLSAGPRTAPQRQQTIEGAIRWSYELCTPTEQQLWQQLSVFTGGFDIEAAEAICVLAPAPQGLLDALAGLVDKSVLWLRYDAAAPRYSMLEPIRQFGHDRLVSGGEERRVRARHRDHYRDLALRGQSAYWCADDLDWFLELDREHANLRSSLQFSLTDAPQLALETATVLRPFWEHYRFLSEGFRWLTDALARNPDPTWERARALSSAASLAALLSDRESAAALTAECVTLATDLGAADILAEAELDAALIAFNDADTAEALRRSEQAARMARERNHHATEMDSLAFGFVCATLLEDPRSSAIAQEFHTLARRHGPHLLGGLALWTLGIDSWRLGDQEAADDHLGRAVEEFARFDRCVWLASAFDGMAWSAAARDDMERAARLMGAAETLQRSTVRLAHVITSAVGEKVGEQVRSALGDNGFRTAYEAGAAMTLTAAIDFALRRAPAAEAPSVPSRTAPSPLTRRETDVARLVAAGHSNKRIAADLVISVRTAETHVEHILTKLGFTSRTQIAAWVHDQRL, encoded by the coding sequence ATGGCGCGGCGTGTCACCGGGAATCTTCCCGCCGAGGTCACCAGTTTCGTCGGCCGCCGCGACGAGCTGGCCACGGCCAGACGGCTGCTGCCCACGACCCGGGTACTGACCTTGCTCGGTCCGGGCGGGGTCGGCAAGACGCGGTTGTCCCGGCAGGTCGGCGCGGCGATGGCGCGCGCGTTCCCGGACGGCGTGTGGCTGGTCGAACTGGCCGATGTGCACGATCCGGATCTGGTCACCCTCGCGGTGGCGGAGGCATTGAACCTGCGCGACGACACCACTGCGCCGCTGCGCCGCCTCACCGAATTCCTCGCCGGTAAGCGGCTGCTGCTGATCCTGGACAACTGCGAACATCTCATCGCCGCCTGCGCCGAACTGGTCGCCCATCTCGTCGCCGCCACCACCGAGGTGCGGGTGCTGGCCACCAGCCGCGAGGTGCTGGGAGTTCCCGGTGAGCAGGTGATGCCGATTCCGCCGCTGTCGATCGCCGACGAGAACAGCGACGCCCTGCGCCTGCTGGTCGAGCGCGCGACCGCGGCCAATCCCGACTTCGCCTCGACCCGCGCCGATCGCGACACCCTGGCCGCGATCTGCCGCCGCCTGGACGGCATTCCGCTGGCGCTGGAACTGGCGGCGCTGCGGTTGCGCGTGTTCACCCCCGAGCAGATTCTCGACCGGCTCGACGACACCATGGAACTGCTCAGCGCCGGACCGCGCACGGCGCCGCAGCGGCAGCAGACCATCGAGGGCGCCATCCGGTGGAGCTACGAGCTGTGCACCCCCACCGAACAGCAACTGTGGCAACAACTGTCGGTCTTCACCGGCGGATTCGACATCGAGGCCGCCGAGGCGATCTGTGTGCTCGCCCCGGCGCCGCAAGGGCTACTGGACGCGCTGGCGGGATTGGTCGACAAGTCGGTGCTGTGGTTGCGCTACGACGCCGCGGCGCCGCGCTATTCGATGCTGGAACCGATCCGCCAGTTCGGTCACGACCGGCTCGTCTCCGGCGGCGAGGAGCGTCGGGTCCGGGCCCGGCACCGCGACCACTATCGCGATCTGGCGCTGCGCGGGCAGAGCGCGTACTGGTGCGCCGACGATCTGGACTGGTTCCTCGAACTGGATCGCGAACACGCCAATCTCCGCTCGTCACTGCAGTTCTCCCTCACCGACGCGCCACAGCTGGCCCTCGAGACCGCGACCGTGCTGCGCCCGTTCTGGGAGCACTACCGCTTCCTGTCGGAGGGATTCCGGTGGCTGACCGACGCGTTGGCGCGCAATCCGGATCCCACCTGGGAACGGGCCCGGGCACTGTCGTCGGCGGCCTCGCTGGCGGCCCTGCTCTCGGACCGGGAGTCGGCCGCGGCACTGACCGCCGAATGTGTCACGCTGGCAACCGATCTGGGGGCCGCTGACATCCTCGCCGAGGCGGAACTCGACGCCGCCCTGATCGCCTTCAACGACGCCGACACCGCCGAGGCGCTGCGCCGTTCCGAACAGGCCGCGCGGATGGCGCGCGAGCGCAACCATCACGCCACCGAAATGGACAGTCTCGCCTTCGGTTTCGTCTGCGCGACCTTGCTGGAGGATCCGCGTTCCAGCGCGATCGCCCAGGAATTCCACACCCTGGCCCGGCGTCACGGACCACATCTGCTCGGCGGACTGGCGCTGTGGACGCTCGGCATAGACAGCTGGCGGCTGGGCGACCAGGAGGCCGCCGATGACCATCTCGGCCGTGCCGTCGAGGAATTCGCCCGGTTCGACCGATGTGTGTGGCTGGCCTCGGCATTCGACGGTATGGCATGGTCGGCGGCCGCGCGCGACGATATGGAGCGCGCGGCGCGGCTGATGGGTGCGGCCGAGACCCTGCAGCGCAGTACGGTCCGGCTGGCCCACGTGATCACCAGCGCGGTCGGCGAGAAGGTCGGCGAGCAGGTTCGTAGTGCGCTGGGCGACAACGGGTTCCGCACCGCCTACGAGGCCGGTGCGGCCATGACGCTGACGGCGGCGATCGATTTCGCCCTGCGCCGCGCGCCCGCCGCCGAGGCGCCGTCCGTCCCTTCCCGGACCGCCCCGTCACCGCTGACCCGCCGCGAGACCGATGTCGCGCGGCTGGTGGCGGCCGGTCACAGCAACAAGCGCATCGCGGCCGATCTGGTGATCTCGGTGCGCACCGCCGAAACCCACGTGGAGCACATCCTCACGAAACTGGGCTTCACCTCACGCACCCAGATCGCGGCCTGGGTGCACGATCAGCGGCTGTAG
- a CDS encoding alpha/beta fold hydrolase has protein sequence MGFTAESTSKTVTVDGLRLRYHEAGSGPALVLLHGSGAGVSGWANFGGNLDTLAQHFRCLILDQPGFGASERPEVYDRNYLRIAVDAVLGLMDELGVAKAHLLGNSMGGAVATLLAAEHPERAERLVLMAPGGVGVNILGPEPSEGIRRLLDFNADPTPERAIDWLKTMVFDQAVLTEELIAARTAAASDPRQTKALADAYATFYNPAFADPVPLWARLRGVAHEVLMLWGRDDRVTPVEGALLPARQLPRADLRVFSRCGHWVQVERKDAFERAVVDFLENGL, from the coding sequence ATGGGTTTCACTGCCGAGAGCACCTCCAAGACGGTCACGGTCGACGGGCTGCGGCTGCGCTACCACGAGGCGGGCTCGGGTCCGGCCCTCGTATTGCTGCACGGGTCCGGCGCCGGGGTGTCGGGATGGGCCAATTTCGGCGGCAACCTCGACACGCTGGCACAGCATTTCCGCTGCCTGATCCTCGATCAGCCGGGTTTCGGCGCGAGTGAGCGCCCGGAGGTCTACGACCGCAACTATCTGCGGATCGCGGTCGACGCGGTGCTCGGCCTGATGGACGAACTCGGGGTGGCCAAGGCACACCTGCTGGGCAACTCGATGGGCGGTGCGGTGGCGACCCTGCTGGCCGCCGAACATCCCGAACGCGCCGAGCGCCTGGTACTGATGGCTCCGGGCGGTGTGGGGGTCAATATTCTGGGACCCGAACCGTCGGAAGGGATCCGGCGGCTGCTGGACTTCAACGCCGACCCCACCCCCGAGCGGGCGATCGACTGGCTGAAGACGATGGTCTTCGATCAGGCGGTGCTCACCGAGGAGCTGATCGCGGCCCGCACCGCCGCGGCCTCCGATCCGCGTCAGACCAAGGCGCTCGCCGACGCGTATGCCACCTTCTACAATCCGGCCTTCGCCGATCCGGTTCCGCTGTGGGCCCGCTTGCGCGGTGTCGCGCACGAGGTGCTGATGCTGTGGGGCCGGGACGATCGGGTGACCCCGGTGGAGGGCGCCCTGCTGCCCGCCCGGCAGCTGCCGCGTGCCGATCTGCGCGTCTTCTCCCGCTGCGGGCACTGGGTGCAGGTGGAGCGCAAGGACGCCTTCGAACGCGCGGTCGTGGACTTCCTGGAGAACGGATTGTAA
- the hsaA gene encoding 3-hydroxy-9,10-secoandrosta-1,3,5(10)-triene-9,17-dione monooxygenase oxygenase subunit, which yields MSDKVIDRVRDLLPMIGERAVAAEQARRVPDESIRELTTAGVFRMLQPSRFGGAEDSPVAFYEVIRAIATVCPSTAWVASVLGAHPWQLALFDPRAQDDVWATDPDTLVSSSYAPTGKLTPVEGGFEMSGRWSFSSGCDHASWAFLGAVVPNDQGGADYLTVLVPRTDYRIEDVWHVSGLSGTGSNDIIVEKAFVPAYRTYSAADQSALVGPGQELNSAPLYRISFASVFANTITAPIIGAAQGAYEAHLQRQRERVRLSYGGQKVAEDPFAQVRIARAASEIDAAVLQQEHNISEQLRYAEAGEEIPYELRLRTRRDQVRGTERAIYAIDLLFENSGGHSIRKPNVIERNWRDAHAGNAHVINDVERALAMYGQGEMGVEVTERMV from the coding sequence ATGTCTGACAAGGTGATCGACCGGGTGCGGGATCTGCTCCCGATGATCGGGGAACGAGCGGTGGCGGCCGAACAGGCGCGGCGGGTTCCGGACGAGTCGATCCGGGAGTTGACGACCGCTGGGGTGTTCCGCATGTTGCAGCCAAGCCGGTTCGGTGGCGCCGAGGATTCGCCGGTCGCGTTCTACGAGGTGATCCGCGCCATCGCGACGGTGTGCCCGTCCACCGCCTGGGTGGCCTCGGTGCTGGGCGCGCACCCCTGGCAGCTGGCGCTGTTCGATCCGCGCGCACAGGACGATGTATGGGCGACCGATCCCGACACGCTGGTGTCCTCGTCGTACGCGCCCACCGGCAAGCTCACCCCGGTCGAGGGCGGCTTCGAGATGTCGGGGCGGTGGAGTTTCTCCTCCGGATGCGATCACGCCAGCTGGGCGTTCCTCGGTGCGGTGGTGCCGAACGACCAAGGGGGAGCGGACTATCTGACCGTCCTCGTTCCGCGCACCGACTACCGCATCGAGGATGTGTGGCACGTGTCGGGCCTGTCGGGGACGGGCAGCAACGACATCATCGTCGAGAAGGCGTTCGTTCCCGCCTACCGCACCTACAGCGCCGCCGATCAATCGGCTCTGGTCGGCCCGGGTCAGGAACTCAATTCCGCGCCGCTGTACCGGATCTCGTTCGCGAGCGTCTTCGCCAACACCATCACCGCGCCCATCATCGGCGCCGCCCAGGGCGCCTACGAGGCTCATCTGCAACGCCAGCGCGAGCGCGTCCGGCTGTCCTACGGCGGGCAGAAGGTGGCCGAGGATCCCTTCGCGCAGGTGCGGATCGCACGGGCGGCCTCCGAGATCGACGCGGCGGTGCTGCAGCAGGAGCACAACATCTCCGAGCAGCTGCGCTATGCCGAAGCGGGCGAGGAGATTCCTTACGAGCTGCGCCTGCGGACCCGCCGCGACCAGGTCCGCGGCACCGAGCGCGCGATCTACGCCATCGACCTGCTGTTCGAGAACTCCGGCGGCCACTCCATCCGCAAACCCAATGTGATCGAACGCAATTGGCGCGACGCCCACGCGGGCAACGCCCATGTGATCAACGACGTCGAGCGAGCGCTGGCCATGTACGGTCAGGGAGAAATGGGCGTCGAGGTCACGGAACGGATGGTCTGA
- a CDS encoding PEP-utilizing enzyme: MNGVTLTVAAVEEEESMRVLITGVTTPSGRAVARMLLAAGHEVMGVDRVGHRYVDPRVEMRIADPGSAGAYRDVLEGCSTVVALADAPVEALSAAAHAAGVRLVVPVTGANAAAVQRLGGRVLLVRTAPAAGRRTGPGSRAVLRMVLGASGSQRVGLVHTDDLERFLVLAALSDRTGSVDLVAPGEITGDQVRERLRAAGLRVPRRAGTATRFELVATQRDWEFEYGWTAEEVVDDIARGLTGRAPHGDGFRARRGAIPLTDYVIPSRARTSDGHALEVAAPDGLEGEFDDRVDPRIPVHTATNTSEALPGPMSPLTIDLQAGAIRVANAAMGHMIALEGIALEHWTSRVTSVLGHHIFINASIGVLVADNMPGWDEDSIRRDVYGAIPPEVPLQPQGRPPMPTGLGSALGTAKATGRVLATALRFRDTTETIAAASHREALHRDEIRKLSDAQLHARALLWRDRLNQSWAAASIGVMLVGAATAVHARGAGDAGVPIDVNRLESARPMLAVERLAAICRTDPRLHEAARAADVVAARELSPDFAAALDRELAAVGHRGPGECEFLNPTFGDRPELLVTAAARAAELPAPHRDPVAEPDSRTGRMAVGATVSRERVRDAVVRYTNCLRMAARELAARLVERDRLNNVDDAWFCTLDELLWAPDDLADKVARRRAERVRLQDVRMPDLVVGRWEPEPAAGALAVGASLTGTGVSSGVVEGTVKLVLNSDDDIEPGDILVAAVTDTGHTAMFAYAAAVVTDIGGSASHAAIVAREFGIPCVVDTKTASTGLSDGQRVRVDGATGTVTLLADADH; encoded by the coding sequence GTGAACGGCGTCACGTTGACGGTGGCGGCGGTCGAGGAGGAAGAGTCGATGCGGGTTCTGATCACCGGGGTCACCACACCCAGCGGGCGCGCGGTGGCGCGCATGCTGCTGGCGGCGGGGCACGAGGTCATGGGGGTGGACCGGGTCGGACACAGGTATGTGGACCCGCGGGTCGAGATGCGGATCGCCGATCCGGGCAGTGCTGGGGCGTATCGCGATGTGCTGGAAGGGTGTTCGACGGTCGTGGCGCTCGCGGATGCGCCGGTCGAGGCCTTGTCGGCGGCCGCACATGCCGCCGGAGTGCGGCTGGTTGTTCCGGTGACGGGCGCGAACGCGGCTGCCGTGCAGCGACTGGGCGGTCGAGTGCTGCTGGTCCGGACGGCTCCGGCGGCAGGGCGTCGCACCGGCCCCGGTAGCCGAGCGGTGCTGCGAATGGTGCTCGGCGCCAGTGGCTCCCAGCGGGTGGGGCTGGTGCATACCGATGATCTGGAACGTTTCCTGGTGCTGGCGGCGCTGTCGGATCGCACCGGATCGGTCGATCTCGTCGCGCCCGGTGAGATCACCGGCGATCAGGTACGGGAACGGTTGCGCGCGGCCGGGCTGCGGGTGCCGCGGCGGGCGGGCACCGCTACTCGATTCGAACTGGTTGCTACCCAGCGGGATTGGGAGTTCGAGTACGGCTGGACCGCCGAAGAGGTCGTCGACGACATCGCGCGCGGCCTCACCGGACGCGCACCGCACGGCGACGGATTCCGGGCCCGCCGCGGCGCTATTCCGTTGACCGACTATGTGATTCCCTCCCGCGCCAGGACCTCCGACGGTCACGCCCTCGAAGTCGCCGCCCCGGATGGCCTCGAGGGCGAATTCGACGACCGAGTCGATCCCCGCATCCCGGTGCACACCGCGACCAACACCTCCGAGGCGCTGCCCGGCCCGATGAGCCCGCTCACCATCGACCTGCAGGCGGGTGCGATCCGGGTGGCCAATGCGGCCATGGGTCATATGATCGCCCTCGAGGGCATCGCGCTGGAGCATTGGACCAGCCGGGTCACCTCGGTGCTGGGCCATCACATCTTCATCAACGCCTCGATCGGCGTGCTGGTCGCCGACAATATGCCCGGCTGGGACGAGGACAGCATCCGCCGCGACGTGTACGGCGCGATCCCGCCGGAGGTCCCGCTGCAGCCGCAGGGCCGCCCGCCGATGCCGACCGGACTCGGCAGCGCGCTCGGCACCGCGAAGGCGACCGGCCGGGTGCTCGCGACAGCGCTCCGGTTCCGCGACACCACCGAGACCATCGCCGCCGCCTCCCATCGAGAGGCATTGCACCGCGACGAGATTCGCAAATTGTCCGACGCGCAGCTGCATGCCCGCGCCCTGCTGTGGCGGGACCGGCTCAACCAGTCCTGGGCGGCGGCCTCGATCGGCGTCATGCTGGTCGGCGCCGCGACCGCCGTGCACGCGCGCGGCGCCGGTGACGCCGGGGTCCCCATCGATGTGAACCGGCTCGAATCGGCGCGACCCATGCTCGCGGTGGAACGGCTGGCCGCGATCTGCCGGACCGATCCGCGACTGCACGAAGCGGCACGCGCCGCGGATGTGGTGGCCGCGCGCGAACTCTCACCGGACTTCGCCGCCGCCCTGGACCGCGAGCTGGCCGCGGTGGGCCATCGTGGTCCGGGGGAATGCGAATTCCTCAATCCCACCTTCGGCGACCGGCCGGAACTGCTGGTCACCGCCGCCGCCCGCGCCGCGGAACTACCTGCCCCGCACCGCGATCCGGTCGCCGAGCCGGATTCGCGGACCGGCCGGATGGCGGTGGGCGCGACGGTATCGCGGGAACGAGTGCGCGACGCGGTGGTCCGCTACACGAACTGCCTGCGCATGGCGGCCCGGGAACTCGCCGCGCGGCTCGTGGAGCGGGATCGGCTCAACAATGTGGACGACGCCTGGTTCTGCACCCTCGACGAATTACTCTGGGCCCCGGACGATCTCGCCGACAAGGTGGCGCGGCGGCGGGCCGAGCGGGTGCGACTGCAGGACGTGCGGATGCCGGATCTGGTGGTGGGACGCTGGGAGCCGGAACCCGCCGCGGGCGCCCTCGCGGTCGGTGCGAGCCTGACCGGTACCGGCGTCAGCTCCGGCGTCGTCGAGGGCACGGTGAAACTGGTCCTGAACTCCGATGACGATATCGAGCCCGGCGACATCCTGGTCGCGGCGGTCACCGACACCGGGCACACCGCCATGTTCGCCTACGCGGCGGCCGTGGTCACCGATATCGGCGGGTCGGCCTCGCATGCGGCAATCGTGGCCCGCGAGTTCGGAATTCCGTGCGTGGTGGATACCAAGACCGCCAGCACCGGCCTGTCGGACGGACAGCGGGTCCGGGTCGACGGCGCCACGGGCACCGTGACGCTGCTCGCTGACGCCGATCACTGA
- a CDS encoding tyrosine-protein phosphatase — MPISSPTRRPRSQVLRGSLAGLAAALIAVAPTATTPALAAPPAHTAPANQQQSLGISAPNARDIGGYPTQHGGGKIRYGLVYRSDALNRLTPADQQKLESLRIGKIIDFRSPNEMQAAPDQLPSSIPYSAQSIWDPANDFYLMVSNIIAGGPQVQQEKLGNGKGAQIMRDYYRWLVTDDNARAQFASAIKDIANSPDAVLYHCTSGKDRTGWMTAILMSALDVPKGQIYKDYLASNDYLAASNKAQMDALVQRGLVTDPSLFDPILGVRADFLDASFDQVRRSYGSFDRFLSHGLGIDSATVDALKSKLLEKHGR; from the coding sequence GTGCCGATTTCGTCTCCCACCCGCAGGCCGCGATCACAGGTTCTACGGGGCTCGCTGGCAGGGTTGGCGGCCGCGCTCATCGCCGTAGCGCCCACGGCGACCACACCCGCGCTCGCCGCACCGCCCGCCCACACCGCGCCCGCGAACCAGCAACAGTCCCTGGGCATTTCGGCACCGAACGCACGCGATATCGGCGGCTACCCGACCCAGCACGGCGGTGGGAAGATCCGCTACGGCCTGGTCTACCGCTCCGATGCGCTCAACCGGCTCACCCCCGCCGATCAGCAGAAGCTGGAATCGCTGCGGATCGGCAAGATCATCGACTTCCGCAGCCCGAACGAGATGCAGGCCGCCCCGGACCAGCTACCGTCCTCGATTCCCTACAGCGCGCAGTCGATCTGGGATCCCGCGAACGACTTCTATCTGATGGTGTCGAACATCATCGCGGGCGGTCCGCAGGTGCAACAGGAGAAGCTGGGCAACGGCAAGGGCGCGCAGATCATGCGCGACTACTACCGATGGCTGGTCACCGACGACAATGCGCGAGCCCAATTCGCCTCGGCGATAAAGGATATCGCGAACTCACCCGATGCCGTCCTCTACCACTGCACCTCCGGCAAGGACCGCACCGGCTGGATGACCGCGATCCTGATGTCGGCCCTCGACGTGCCGAAGGGCCAGATCTACAAGGACTATCTGGCCTCCAACGACTACCTGGCCGCGAGCAACAAGGCCCAGATGGACGCCCTGGTGCAACGCGGACTGGTGACCGACCCGTCCCTGTTCGATCCGATCCTCGGCGTCCGGGCCGACTTCCTGGACGCTTCCTTCGACCAGGTACGCCGGTCGTACGGCTCCTTCGACCGGTTCCTGTCCCACGGCCTGGGCATCGACTCCGCGACCGTCGACGCGCTGAAGTCCAAGTTGCTGGAAAAGCACGGGCGCTGA
- a CDS encoding cold-shock protein, with the protein MAIGTVKFFRSDKGWGAVSCSELPDGRDAWVHYSAIEGDGFRELVEGERVEFEYEAAEQDSFRFRATRVRRIDAE; encoded by the coding sequence ATGGCGATCGGCACCGTGAAATTCTTCCGCTCCGACAAGGGCTGGGGCGCTGTCAGCTGTTCCGAGCTGCCCGACGGCCGCGACGCCTGGGTGCATTACAGCGCGATCGAGGGGGACGGGTTTCGCGAACTGGTCGAGGGCGAGCGGGTGGAGTTCGAGTACGAGGCGGCGGAGCAGGACAGCTTCCGGTTCCGCGCCACCCGGGTGCGGCGGATCGACGCGGAGTAG
- a CDS encoding thioredoxin family protein, translating into MPTQPLTQHSFETAITNHAIVLVDFWASWCGWCTRFAPIFADSAAAHPEILHATVDTEAEPAITAAAQVSSLPTLLGFREGVLVYSNPGFQTAAQLEDVIQQIRWLDMDEIRRELGAQGPSGTPAQLAVPEPARAGLAPGRADYGWPGLR; encoded by the coding sequence ATGCCGACTCAGCCGCTGACCCAGCACAGCTTCGAGACCGCGATAACGAATCACGCCATCGTGCTCGTCGACTTCTGGGCGTCCTGGTGTGGATGGTGCACTCGTTTCGCGCCGATCTTCGCCGACTCCGCGGCTGCCCATCCCGAGATCCTGCACGCCACGGTCGACACCGAGGCCGAGCCCGCGATCACCGCCGCCGCCCAGGTCAGCAGCCTGCCGACCCTGCTCGGCTTCCGGGAGGGCGTCCTGGTCTACTCCAATCCCGGCTTCCAGACCGCCGCCCAGCTCGAGGACGTGATCCAGCAGATCCGCTGGCTGGACATGGACGAGATCCGCCGCGAACTGGGCGCCCAGGGCCCGTCCGGCACACCGGCCCAGCTCGCCGTCCCCGAACCGGCACGTGCCGGGCTCGCCCCCGGCCGCGCCGACTACGGCTGGCCCGGACTCCGCTGA
- a CDS encoding tyrosine-protein phosphatase produces MVLRSSTLQQATESDAALLLGSLGLRTLIDLRLPDEVAREGYGLIGTLPIDTVNLPIRRSPRSSLAARDLVPDKTRVDLAELYGALLAGSAAEIVAAVRLIADPARRTLLFHCAAGKDRTGVLAAVLLDAVGVAPEVIAADYALTNERMARVRDRLDALGSYTGLPPADTGILAVDPAVMLTFLGELHREHGGAAPWLRAHGLTMAQLDLLRRALVTG; encoded by the coding sequence GTGGTGCTGCGATCGAGCACCTTGCAGCAGGCCACCGAATCCGATGCGGCGCTGCTGCTCGGATCGCTCGGCCTGCGCACCCTGATCGATCTCCGGCTACCCGACGAGGTGGCACGCGAGGGGTACGGGCTGATCGGGACGCTGCCGATCGACACGGTCAATCTCCCGATCCGCAGATCACCGCGATCCTCCTTGGCCGCAAGGGATCTCGTACCCGACAAGACGCGGGTGGACCTCGCGGAACTCTACGGTGCGCTCCTCGCAGGTAGTGCGGCGGAGATCGTGGCCGCGGTGCGGTTGATCGCCGATCCCGCCCGGCGAACCCTGCTGTTCCACTGCGCCGCCGGGAAGGACCGCACCGGTGTGCTGGCCGCGGTGCTGCTGGACGCGGTGGGCGTGGCGCCGGAGGTGATCGCCGCGGACTACGCGCTCACGAACGAACGGATGGCCCGGGTGCGCGACCGCCTCGACGCCCTCGGCTCCTACACCGGCCTGCCGCCCGCCGACACCGGCATCCTGGCCGTGGACCCGGCGGTGATGCTGACCTTCCTCGGCGAATTGCACCGTGAACACGGTGGTGCGGCTCCGTGGCTGCGCGCGCACGGGCTCACGATGGCGCAGCTGGATCTGCTGCGCCGCGCGCTGGTCACCGGATAG